AAGTAAACATTCATGGCAACGACGATCGTGTTTATTATGAATGTGATCGCCATGATCGCATCCATGAAGGTCAGGTATCCCATGCGTGGGTAATTATCTCCCAGGCTGAAGCTAAATGCTATGAAAAGCAGCAAGTTTCCTGTGGCGATTTCAATTCTCCGGGAGTAATCCTTCAAGAAGAAGGTGATATACGACACAATGATAATCAGTAAAATGGGGATGAAAACACGGAATACGTAATAATCCAAATGGCGAGGAGCAGAGAAGTGAAAGGCGAATCGTGAGGTTGGCATGATCCTGCTCGATGTCACAGTGCTGATTTGTGTGTCGAATCCATTCAACACAAATTCATCTTCTCCATTCTCCGGGTCGATGGCATTGAAGTTTTCCATTGGAACAAAGACGTACCTGTCTTCTGGGTAAAACATATCCACATAGATATAAAAGTCTTGCTTGTCGAATGGATATGCCGTCCAGTCGAAATTCAACTGGAAATTAGTGGTGAACCGTTCACCGTATGTCGCGTGCCCATTAGAAGCAATCTCAACAATTCGGTTTTGGGTCCAGCGATTCCCCTGTTGGTTAAAAAAGGTGAAATCTGGCCAGTTTCCATTGACATCGGCAAGGAATTTGTTGAAGTCGTTCTCGGTGTATATCTTCGTGGTACAGTTACATTCATCTGGATTAAACGCCAGTGCAGGGTCGGTCCATTCCAATTTAAGCGTGCCAACATCATACATGATCTCATTAGGTTGGTCGATGTTCACGATCTGCTGCAGCTTGAAGCCTACTTTAACCGGTATAGCTAGCTTCAATAAGCTTTCAGTGTTGGCTTGCACTTGGCCCAACAGCACATCCGGTGCATTTAAACCAACCTGCAATTGATAATCACCACTCGTGGTTTCCCCATTAATCATAGCTGCCTGGATATCCAGGGTGAAATTTTGTCCTCCATCAGGAAAGTTCTGTTCGATTTTTGGAGATGATGCCTGCCCGTTCAGGTTGGTAGCATTGACAGGCTTGTTGCCGTAATCGCGCAGTATCAGGATGGGTTTAAGGTTTCCACTGGCTGCCTGCAGGTTGATATACAAGGTGTCCCCCGGTTTGACGTCACTCAACCTGACAGTTGTTTGTGGATTTTCTCCGCCCAAGTTACCACTCATCGTCTGGATCAGCTGGGTTTCCAACACCGCTTGATCCTGCACTGCGATGACTGCATCTGTAGATTCAACAGTGCCATCCAGTACATTTGGCGAGTTGATCCCGAGTAGCAACCTGTAGGACCCAGATGTAGTCCGTCCTGCTGCAGAAAGGGAGCTTGAAGCTATCAAGTAGTAATCTCCCATTTCAGGTACAGTGAATGACAGTGCAGCCGAATATCCCGGACCACTGTCATCGTCCCATGCAAGTAAATACTTATCTCGTAATGCGGGTAATTCGAGCAGTGGAGTGGTTGAATTCGCCACCAGGGTGGTAACCTCTTTTTTATATTTCTCCAATGTGTTGTTCAAGTTTTGGCCATCAATAAGTACTCCAACAAACGGATCGAGGTTTCCAGAAATGTTTTCCATGAAAACATCCAGAGTTTGGCCTTTTTGTAATTTCTCCACTAAGAAGACATCCACCTGATCAGGTGCCAATGTACCGTTAACTTCCTGAATAGACGGAGTATCTTGAGCTAGAACGATTCCGAGTGGTACGAATAAAGAAATCAGGGTGGTTACTAATAAAACGGTGTGAGTGACATACCGAGACATAAACTTTCTCCTCAGGTCATAGCTTAACTTTGACGTGTAGTAACTATGTGAATCATGTGATTGAGAATTTACCCAATTAGGATCGATTCCTCTGGGTACTCGACCAGATTCTTTCGCCTATCACGTCCGAGTAAGGAAATCATGATGGTGATTGCACCCAAACGGCCTGCGACCATAGTGATCATGATAATGAATTGGCCGATGGTGTTCAATCCACTTGTGATACCGAGGGATAACCCCGTGGTTGAATACGCAGAAACGACTTCGAATAATACTTGTTCTAAATTGAACGGGTTCGTCAGCAGGATCAACCACGTTCCCACAATAACCAACATCAAGCTGATCACAAAAACAACAAGTGCACGAATAATCAGGTTACTCGGTAGCGAGTGTTTGCCAACCTGAATTTTATCCAGCCCACGGGCATAACTGATAATTGCCAGCCACAGGATCACAAAGGTGCCCGTGGTGATACCACCTCCAGTCGAAGCGGGAGCAGTACCAATGAACATCAGGCCGATCAATAATAAAATTGATGGGAAATTAAGCTCGCTGAAACCGGGTAAACTTGCGAAGCCCGCTGTCCTGGCCGACACCGATTGAAACCAGGCCAGGATAGACCTTTGACCAAAAGACATACTACTCAATACGCCAGGCTGGCGATACTCGGAGATCAATAATCCTATCCAACCAATGAAGATAAGGATTAAAGTGATACTGATCGTGATGCGGGTGTGCAAAGAAAATGGTCGATGGCGGCGAAATATTAGGTCCATATAAATGGGAATTCCCAGGCCTCCCAGGATGATCAACCCTCCAAGGATAAGCATACTGAGATTATCGGTTGGAATCCCATTGGGGTATTCGGGAAGACCATAAAAGAGGTCGAAACCAGCATTGCAATAAGCCGTAACGGCATGGAAAATGGCATAAAAGATAGATTTCCCAGCTGGGACAATTCCAGCGAGCTTCCAGTGTAAGAATAGCGATGCGGCACCTAGACCTTCGATTAATAGCATTAACCCAATCGCCCGGAGCATTATCTTGATGATATCCTCCGATCGGTCTAAACCCAGAGAGCTGGTCACTGCCAGGCGATCACCGAGAGAGATTTGGTGCCCGATCAAGCGAAAGAATAGCGCAACAGACACGATAAATCCCACCCCGCCGACCTGGACTAATGCCAGGACAACCAGTTTACCCCATATGGTCAGCTCGGTGCTGATTGGGAAAAGGCTTAAGCCGGTGACTGCTGAGGCTGAAGTGGCTGTAAAAAGGGCTTCCATGAATGATAATCTTCGGTTGGCTGCACCGGGAATGAGCAGCAGGACGGTACCTATTGCGATCAACATGAGTAAACCCACTAGCAACTGAAGGGCTACCGGGAATTGTCGTCCTTCGGGAGTACCAGTAATCTGACGGATTTGGATCCTACGCTGCCTGTTAGCTTTGGATGCAGCACGCGAAATTTTCATTGCAGGTTACTGAATTCTACCAATCGTTCCTTATTACCCACCAGCACCAGAATATCATTTTGTAAGATGTGGGTGTTCAGGTCAGGACTAATAATCAGTTCATCGCCCCGCAGGATGAGCACCACAATCACATCATATTCCTCACATTCCTTAATCCCTTTGCCTAGCAACCAGGTCGAGGGTTTTATCTCGATCAGGTGATAATCCTGGCTTAACGGAAGCTCTTCAAGAATTCCCGGGATGCTAAGCTCCTCTGCTAGCCGGTGGCCACTCTCTTCATCTGGCAGGATCACCCGGTCAGCACCAATCCGTAATAATATCTGCCGGTGTCTATCCGTATTTGATAGGGAGATAACCTGGGGTATCCCCAGGTTTTTTAGCGTGGAGGTGATCAAGGCACTCGCTTCAAAATTCCTGCCAATCGCTACCACCACTGTCTGAAAGGCGGTGATATCCACCTGGCGTAAAGCAGCTTCATTGGTGGCATCCAGGATGACAGCCTCATGAATTTCGTCTGTGATTGCCTTTACCCTCTGCGAGTCGTTGTCTATACCCAACACCGGATGGCCGAGTTCTTCCAACCGGCGTGCCAGGCTATTACCGAACCGTCCCAACCCGATAATGGCAAATTCCTTCTCTTTATTTTTTGCGAGTGATGGCATGCTGCTCTCCGTATGTATATTAAAATCGAACTTCTTGATTTTATAACAACTTTTAGGATGGATATCCAATTTGCAGCTAATATTTCTTCATCAGGCTAATATCAAGCTAATCCTTAATGCGAATTTGTGCAATCGCAGGAAAATCTCCTGCTGAGCCCACTAGAGTATCAGTAGGATAACCTGATCATCTCGACCAAATTCGGTAATCTTCTTATTACTCCTAAGGATTTCTTTTCATAATTGAAATAATCAGCCGGGCTGAAGCAGCATCATCGCAACCGCTACGCTGAAGCCAATGACCAGGAATAAACCGGTTTCCTTTCCGCCATGTTCAAAGGATTCTGGGATCATCGAATCAGTCAACATGACCAGTAATGCTCCTGCCGCGAACGAGTCAACCATGGCACCTGTAGCACCAGGTAGGACAGTCGCCAGTCCATATCCGAAGACTGCTGCAAGAATACTCAAACCACAAACTGCCAACCATAAGCGTGTGATCTTGGCTTTCGCCCAGCCGCTTTTTAACATTCCTGCGGTGCCTCCCAGGCCTTGGGGTATGTTGCTGATTGCTACGGCGAAAATAAAGGCCAAGGAGACTTGGGGTGAGTGAACCAGGGAGAGCCCGAGCACCAGGGATTCTGGTACACCGTCGAGTAGGGAACCAAGCAAGATACCCAACCCGGATCCACTGGCCTGCCCGCCTTCCATGTCCATTCGATCTTCACCTCCGAGTTTATCCACCCATTGATCGGCAAAGTAGAAGGTCAAAGCACCGAGGGCGATTCCAACCGCTATTAATATATATTTTCCCTTCACATCCAATACAGCACCGAGAATTAGCTGATACGTTGCCGCGCTGATAATCGCACCTGCACCGAAGGCCATGATTAATGCCGTCCATTTATCGTTGATTAAATTACGATATGCCAAGACCATGCCGATCAACAAAGTAACCGTAGCTAAAAAACTCCAAAAAGCTGCTTGTCCCATAATACTGTCCTTGTGCTCAAATAAGTGCAAAATTCTAGATTTCTTTGGTCTTAACGATTGACGATGAGATGGATAAAAATTTGTCCTTCGTCTACACAATTATTTCCTGTTTACCTAATCATTTCACCTGCTTCAGCTAGGATTGCTTGTGAGCGCGTTGCGAGCGGACAAAGCGGATGCGGTCGAAGAGAGCTAGCAGGATCACAATACCATTAATCAAATAGACAATCGTAAAAACCTTTCCCACGGGAGTCTTGGGTGTGAAATCTCCATACCCCACCGTGCCCAGGCTGACAACACAGAAGTAGATTGAATCTAAAAAACTCCAGCCTTCAAACCAATGGTAGAATAGTGCCCCCAGAAACAGAGTGGCCAGGGCATAGAAAATAGTTGGCCTTGAATCGGGATCACTCAACACATCTAATAAAAATAAGCTCCTGACAGGTTGGTATTTCTTTACCCGATTAACAACAATTTCTTCCTCTTGATTCGTGCGTTGTTTCTCTCCCATGTGCTGTCTCCTCCAAATAATCTTATTGCCTGAGACTCTATCACTTACGTATCAGGTCTACTGCCAGGGCACCATCCTGGGTCCGCAGTTCAAGTGCATTCCCTTCGACCACATATGCCTTACCAGACTCAAGAGCGAGCAGAAACTGTGTTTCCTGATCCATTGCACCAGCAGGCTCACCGCAGTACATCTTTGTAGAAACAAGAGGGCCAATAGAGATATTTTTACCATCAAGCTTGTAACTGCCGCTATAAGAATTACAACCGCTGGAGCCTGAGAGTGTGCCATCTTCACCAAAATCAGCAGATAATGTCGTTCCCGCTAAAACGCTCGTTACTGCTTGTTTCCCATTGTTATAAGCTATCACTTCCCAGGAGGTACCCGCTAGCCCCTGGTTCTGTGCTTGATACGTGACTAATACTTTGCCACCTGCGTCCATCAGGCTTAGCTGATCAGCCTTGATCGAATATGACTTTGCCTCCTGCAAGGCTTTCAAGTAGACTTTTTCCTGGTTCATGAGCGAGCTTTCGCACATCATCATGGTAGTGGCAAGAGTTGATGAGATCGAAATAGTGCTACCGGAGATTTGGTAGCTGCCCATATATCGATTGCAACCCGCTGATCCACTGATCTTCCCATCCTGCGTGAACATGGCTGAAATAGTGGAGCCTGCTACTAGCTGATTTCCATTTAACTCTGCTAGCATCCAAATTTGATCCGTCATATCACTTCCGTTACTGGTTTTTGAAGAAGAACATGCTGCCAGTGCGATAAAAGCTACAGAGATACCAAGCGAATACAAGACTTTTTTCACTCATTCCTCCAGGGAATATATAAATTTCCGAAAAGTTGAAGATTCCATGTATTTTATCAAAATCCACTAGTTTCGCAGAGTGTGCTACTGGGAATAAAGTATTTCAAAAAAGAACCGGTAGGTTCAATTAAAAAGGTCAACCTATCCCAGACGGATATAAGTGTGTTCGGTTCTTAGGAAGGATTAGAAACACCGGATAAGGAAGGAGTCATTCCGGGAAATTTCCCGGTAAGTGGTGTTCGAGAAGAAGGATTAGTCAACTCTTGCGTAATAAAAACTACCTGTTTACCAGGGTACTGCAACCTGATATTTGGCGAATACACCATTTACACTGGAAAGCTCACGCTGCAGGGATTCTAAGGAAATTTCTATAATTATAAAGTAAGGAATGCCGAATTAGATATTAGTAATATTCTCGAATATAATAGCCATTTATAGCCTCGAGTATTTCCATTGATCTGCTTCCCAGGCAATTATGAAACGCTTTATCCCTATCCTCTTTGTGATCTTGTTAGCAACATTAATTACACCTGCCCTGGCACAAACCAGCTCACAACAAGTAGGAGAATCCATTGTACTCACCGGCGGGCAGGGGAACTATCCGCTTGGCTTGGACCTGCAAATCCTTGAGGATCCTACTGGTAAGCTAACCATCCAGGATATAACCTCGGATCAATACTCTTCCCAGTTTCGACCCAGTAATGTATCGGTGCCGAATTATGGTTTTACGCAAAGTGCATATTGGGTGAGTTTCACCCTTGATAACCAAACCCAACAAATCACTGACTGGTTATTGGAAGTTGGCTTTGCTAACATGCATTATGTTGATTTATATTCACCATTACCCGATGATATGGGATTCAGCGGGAAACAAACCGGTGTGCTAAGGCCTGTCGCATCCCGTGATCTCGTCTATCCCCTCATTATTTTTAAATTACCCGTCCCATCCCAGAGTGTAGAGACGTTCTACTTGCGCTTCCAGAATGGTGGATCGATGACTTTACCACTTACACTTTGGGCTCCGAGTGCATTCATAAATCAGTCTACGATGAAGCAAGTGTTGGATGGGATCTTTTATGGGATATTGATTGGTTTATTATTCTATAACCTTTTCTTGCTTTTTACCTTGCGAGAAGGAAGTTATGCATTTTTCGTAATTTTACTTGCCAGTTTGATTATCGAAGAAGCAACATATGATGGTTATTTGGAAATCTACATTATTCCAAATTTATATTTCCTAATTGACCATATATATCCACTAACATTTTTCCTTCTGTTTACTTTTATGATTTCATTCGCTGATTCATTTCTACAGTTAAAACATCGACTACCAAAATTCCATTGGGTAGATCTCGGAATCATATCAGTGGGGATCGTATGCATGATCCTGTCGCTTTTAATTGATTATCACGTGATGGCCTTATTGGGAGTTCCTTGGGCGATTGCATCTCTCATTGTAGTCGCTATTGCGGGGATCATTTCCTGGTTGCGCGGTTTCCGACCTGTGCGCCTTTTCATGATTGCCTGGCTTGGGTTGCTTCTCTCTATGGTATGGGTACTTCTGGTACGACTGCAATTTGCCAGCAGCAACGTAATTAGTGAAAACGCCTATCGTATTGGATATTTATGGATGGCGATATGCTGGTCCATCGCACTTGCAGATCGAATTAATCTATTAAAAGTCGAAAAGGAGAATGCATTTAACGAGTCTCAAGCAACTGAAAGCCGCTATCGCCAGCTGGTTGAAACGATGAATGACGGTCTAGCAGTTACAGATCAGGAGGCGCGCTACACTTATGTAAATCAACGGATGTGTACCATGCTGGGCTATCAAGCCGAGGAGCTCATCGGTCATAAAGCATTTGAGTTTATGGATAAAGTAAATGAAGTTATTCTCACGGAGCAACTTCAAGCGCGGAGGTCTGGAGCTTCTTCTGCCTATGAGCTGAAGATGCTTCGCAAAGATGGATCGGATTTGTACCTGAGCATCAGCCCAATGCCGCTATTTGAAAACGACCATCGATACAAAGGATCGGTAGTCGTGGCAACCGATATCACTGAAAGAGTATTATCTGGTCATCTATTAGAACAACGTGTAAATGATCGCACTAAAAAGCTTTCTACTTTACTGGAGCTTTCCCATGAGCTTAGCACATCCAAAGGGTTAGATAACCAGCTCCATGAAATACTGAAAAGACTTAAAACAGTAGTGGATTTCAACTATGCAGTGATTGTTTTAGCTGAACGAGGTTTTTGGAAAATAAAAGTATGCTCACCTGCCACCATCATCCGAGAATCAGACGACCTGGTTTTATCCGTTGAAGAAGAATTAGCACTTACCACCGCCTTAAAATCAGGAAAACCTGTGATTACAAATGCATTAACAAGCATGGTAGCGGAATTGAGTGTTGTTAATAAGATATACACCTGGCTGGAACAGTCCTGTACACAAGGATCCCTTTCAAGTAGCTGGATCCCCATAGTTTTAAAAGAAAATTTAATCGGTTTGTTCATCGTTGGTTGTGCCTCTGAGAGTGATTTCACAGATGAAAGCATCAGCATTGCATCTACGTTTGCTAACCAGGCAGCCATTGTCATCGAGAATGATCAATTATTCACCAAAGCTCAGGCGAGTGCTGCTGCTGATGAGCGTAACCGCCTAGCACAAGAATTGCATGATTCGGTGACTCAGACCCTGTTTACCGCCAGTATCCTTGCACAGGCAACCCCCCGCATTTGGAAACGGGATGTATCGCTTGCCCAGCAAAATATGGAGAAACTGAATACACTCCTTCGCGGGGCATTAGCAGAAATGCGCTCGTTATTCATTGAGCTACGCTCAGGCGAGCTTCAGAATCAGACGCTTGGCAAATTACTTACCATGCTTGTTGAAGCAGGGCGGACGCGGACTCTTGCCACAATTACTTTAACAATCAATCGAGATCATTTTCTCCCCGGCAAGGTCATCACACCAATTTATCGCATTGCTCAAGAAGCCTTAAATAACGCGATTAATCATTCCAATGCATCACAAATAGAGATAAATATGGATAGCTCAGGTGAATTGCTGGAACTACATATTCAGGATGACGGTTGTGGGTTTATTCCAGAAGAAATACCTGCGGGGCATCTCGGACTCAATATCATGCAAGAAAGGGCAGCCCAAATCCAAGCAGGTTTACACATCCAGAGTGAGCCAGGAATTGGCACAGTGATAGCGATCCGTTGGCCTGAAAAGGGAGAATATTCAGAAAATGAATGATTCAAGACCCATCAAGGTGATGATCGTGGATGACCATCCGGTCGTTCGCGATGGCCTAAAGAGCATGTTCCTCGTTTTTAATGACCTTGAGTTAATCGGTGAAGCAGAGAATGGGCGCGCTGCACTAGAATTTTGCCAGAAAAACACTCCGGATGTAATACTGATGGACATCCTTATGCCAGAGATGGATGGTATTAGCGCGACACAGCTCATCCGTAAGCAATACCCACAGGTGAAAGTTATTATACTGACCAGTTATTCCGAGGACTATCTGGTGCATAAATCCTTGGAAGCGGGAGCTATAGGCTACACATTAAAAAATGCGCCGATTGATGATCTCGCAAATGCGATCCGTTCCGCTTATGCTGGACGGCCAACCCTGGCATCCGAAGCTACCATGGCTCTCATCCGTTCGAAGACAGGCCCTCTTAATCCCGGTATGGACCTGAGCCCGCGTGAGCTTGAAGTATTGGCTTTAATCGTGCAAGGGTTAAACAATGAACAGATCGCCGATAAACTTGTTATCAGTCCAGCGACGGCCAGGCATCATGTCAGCGCCTGCCTCCAAAAATTAGGGGCGACCAACCGTGCGCAAGCTGCCTCGCTTGCGGTGAAATACCGATTGGTCAGCTGATCCATCTGTGGTGAATAATTCCTACTTCACAAGACTTGACAGCTTGTTGCCTGTAGAGCCTGAAAGTATAAACACGCATAATTCCGTCCGATAACTTTTAAATAGGCCGTTCGGCCTATTTATAGATAGACCATACGTTGGATGCTGTTGCTCGACTTTTATGAGATACTGTCCGATGAGATATTGCATCCGCTCATTGGGAGTGAATCAGTTGGCAATCATGCGGATTTTCCTGGCCTGTATGGATGAAGGGCTTCGACTGGCTTTGCTAATGCTGATAGACCATGAACCAGGTATGGTAGTAATCGGTATGTCAGATCGGATGCGCGGATTATTGAACCAATTGGAAGGCTCTCAACCTGATGTACTGCTGCTTGCCTGTGAGCAGACTGACCAATTGGTGATTGAACTCCTGTCAGAGTTACAAAAATTTACCCATTCACCAAAAATCGTGATGTTCTCGCGAAGGTTGGAAAATAAAGAGCATTTCCAGAATTATGGTGTGTACCACTTTATTGACATGGATAAACCACCAGATGAGCTTTTACCAATACTGCGATGTTTTCGAGATGACCTGCAATATAGTGGTGTCAGAGTAACTTGATTTTTAATCTACCCTACCCACGACCCATGATAAGGAGGTTGCTAATAGAATAAATCTACTGATGCAAGAACGAGAGATTGCTTGAATTGACGACCTGCGGAGAGTAAGCCGCAAATTATGGTAAATGGAGGACAAAATTATGCGAGGTCGACGTGAAGAAAGACGTGACGATCGCCAGCTAGGACGGCCGGGTGGTGGAGGAACACGCTACCAGATGCGTCAAAAGATGGTGGCGATCGGTGATGATTTTTGGATCGAGGATGAACGCGGACAGAAAGTATTTAAAGTAGATGGAAAAGCTCTGCGTATTCGCCAGACGCTGATTTTCGAAGATGCGCGGGGCAACGAACTTTGTAAGATCCAGGAACGCATGCTGCGTATCAAGGATAGCATGGAGATCGAAGGACCGCGCGGTGAACAGCTGGCGATGGTCAAGAAAGCTTTGATCACTCCCCTCCGTGAGAGGTGGGTGGTTAAGGTTAAGAATGGTCCAGACTTGGAGGTGCAAGGAAACATCTTAGATCATGAGTACTCCATTGGTGAAGGTCGCGATAAGGTGGCAGAAGTCTCAAAGAAGTGGTTCCGCCTGCGTGACAGTTACGGGGTTGCGATCGAAACTGGTCAGGATGATGTGTTGATCCTGGCAGTGGCAGTCTGTATCGATGAAATGGCCCATGGCGGCCGGTAGGTAGTAATCGGCATTCTTGTGATGGATGCTGTAATATTTAGCAAGTACATATAAAAAAAGGAGAAAATAAAATGCCTTGTCTATTCGCACTTTTCGCTGGAATGTTCCCCCGTCTGGCGGACATTTTTATCTGGATCGCCCGCCCAAATCAGTTCCTGCTGGCCTTCAATGGTAAGTGGTGGTGGCCTGTCCTGGGGATTGTCTTCCTACCATTCACTACCCTGATGTGGTTTATCCTCTCTGTGGGTGCCGGTGGGATCAATGGCTTTGACTGGTTCTGGGTCATCCTGGCGGTGTTCCTTGACCTTTCACACTACGCTCATACTG
This is a stretch of genomic DNA from Anaerolineales bacterium. It encodes these proteins:
- a CDS encoding potassium uptake system protein, encoding MPSLAKNKEKEFAIIGLGRFGNSLARRLEELGHPVLGIDNDSQRVKAITDEIHEAVILDATNEAALRQVDITAFQTVVVAIGRNFEASALITSTLKNLGIPQVISLSNTDRHRQILLRIGADRVILPDEESGHRLAEELSIPGILEELPLSQDYHLIEIKPSTWLLGKGIKECEEYDVIVVLILRGDELIISPDLNTHILQNDILVLVGNKERLVEFSNLQ
- a CDS encoding DNA-binding response regulator, translated to MIVDDHPVVRDGLKSMFLVFNDLELIGEAENGRAALEFCQKNTPDVILMDILMPEMDGISATQLIRKQYPQVKVIILTSYSEDYLVHKSLEAGAIGYTLKNAPIDDLANAIRSAYAGRPTLASEATMALIRSKTGPLNPGMDLSPRELEVLALIVQGLNNEQIADKLVISPATARHHVSACLQKLGATNRAQAASLAVKYRLVS
- a CDS encoding potassium transporter, with the protein product MKISRAASKANRQRRIQIRQITGTPEGRQFPVALQLLVGLLMLIAIGTVLLLIPGAANRRLSFMEALFTATSASAVTGLSLFPISTELTIWGKLVVLALVQVGGVGFIVSVALFFRLIGHQISLGDRLAVTSSLGLDRSEDIIKIMLRAIGLMLLIEGLGAASLFLHWKLAGIVPAGKSIFYAIFHAVTAYCNAGFDLFYGLPEYPNGIPTDNLSMLILGGLIILGGLGIPIYMDLIFRRHRPFSLHTRITISITLILIFIGWIGLLISEYRQPGVLSSMSFGQRSILAWFQSVSARTAGFASLPGFSELNFPSILLLIGLMFIGTAPASTGGGITTGTFVILWLAIISYARGLDKIQVGKHSLPSNLIIRALVVFVISLMLVIVGTWLILLTNPFNLEQVLFEVVSAYSTTGLSLGITSGLNTIGQFIIMITMVAGRLGAITIMISLLGRDRRKNLVEYPEESILIG